In one Lolium rigidum isolate FL_2022 chromosome 3, APGP_CSIRO_Lrig_0.1, whole genome shotgun sequence genomic region, the following are encoded:
- the LOC124696217 gene encoding uncharacterized protein LOC124696217 has protein sequence MAEVAKKAPRREEELVEAALAAAAAALLVSGVKKLAPAVLVAPCWSWLWWPLPAAAPSPVLFLLLNVVIASIVVASVQVQPARRAAAATKGAGVVIADAAATPAAGEEGARKLKKRRSKRRGEESAAPAPVVAADGCCMALVAMSDTAATDEQEAASVGDAGEEVDRRAEEFISAFRHRLRVDSFSSRRRDSDAAEAGAAIAPRC, from the coding sequence ATGGCGGAGGTGGCGAAGAAGGCgccgcggcgggaggaggagctggtggaggcggcgctggcggcggcggccgcggcgctgCTCGTGTCGGGGGTCAAGAAGCTCGCGCCGGCCGTGCTCGTGGCGCCCTGCTGGTCGTGGCTGTGGTGgccgctccccgccgccgcgccgtcgcccgtcctcttcctgctcctcaacGTCGTCATCGCCTCCATCGTCGTCGCCTCCGTGCAGGTGCAGCCAGCCAGGCGCGCGGCCGCGGCCACGAAGGGCGCGGGCGTCGTCATCGCGGATGCCGCGGCGACGCCGGCAGCCGGCGAGGAGGGCGCGAGGAAGCTCAAgaaaaggagaagcaagaggcgcGGCGAGGAGTCCGCGGCGCCGGCGCCCGTCGTCGCGGCGGACGGCTGCTGCATGGCGCTCGTGGCGATGAGCGACACGGCGGCCACGGACGAACAGGAAGCGGCATCCGTCGGCGACGCGGGGGAGGAGGTGGACAGGCGCGCCGAGGAGTTCATCTCCGCGTTCCGGCACCGCCTCCGGGTCGACTCCTTCTCGTCCCGTCGCCGGGACTCCGATGCCGCCGAGGCAGGGGCGGCCATCGCGCCGCGCTGTTGA
- the LOC124699175 gene encoding acyl carrier protein 2, chloroplastic-like, translated as MASAAASAVSFARPVQAINVKSVSFSAPRKDNVAFRMQSAPLRSVYCLAKKETVDKVCEIVKSQLALQPGTEVCGSSKFTDLGADSLDTVEIVMGLEEAFGITVEESSAQAIATVEDAADLIDSLVVA; from the exons ATGGCCTCCGCCGCCGCATCCGCCGTCTCCTTCGCGAGGCCCGTCCAG GCAATCAATGTCAAGTCAGTCTCCTTCTCTGCTCCGAGGAAGGATAATGTAGCCTTCCGTATGCAGTCAGCTCCGCTGAGATCTGTTTATTGCTTG GCCAAAAAGGAGACAGTAGACAAGGTCTGTGAAATCGTGAAGAGCCAGCTCGCGCTTCAACCAGGCACTGAAGTTTGTGGCTCCTCTAAGTTTACTGATCTTGGTGCCGATTCTTTGGATACG GTTGAGATTGTTATGGGCCTTGAGGAGGCTTTCGGGATCACCGTGGAGGAGTCAAGTGCACAGGCAATCGCAACGGTGGAAGATGCTGCCGACCTCATCGACAGCCTTGTTGTCGCCTAG